The region TAGTATGGGCATGTACTAGCAGTTTATTGCATCTAATGTTACCATGAACTACACCATTCTCTTCAAGATGCCAAAGAGCAGTGGCTAAACAAGCTGTTGCTTCTACCATATCTACAGTTTTGATAGTTTGAGAAGAAGAACTACGTAAATATTCATCAAGAGAGCCATGTCGTACCAATTCCATAAGCATCCCAATGGATGGTGTTACTGTTAAACCATACAATCTAATACAACATATAAAGTCATTGTAGTATCAATATGATACacataaatttaaaaacgttactaatatttgttatactataacttaagatattttaattattacattatttcatataatattaaaatataggaaattacagtttatatttattttatataccaaTCTATTCAAAATGTTATTCACCTTACAACAGCGCTTGAACGCAATAGGGACCATTTTCCAACAAGTTCCAAAAATTCTTTTGTAAAAtgtatttcttcttcttgttttaaaattttcagaGCAACttctaatttctttcctttagtTAATCTCCAAATTGCTCTATAAAGAGCTGTTGGTGAATATTGTTGAATCCTAGTAGTTTTTAAAAAAGGTTTGTAAATTTCTAACTGATTTTGAGGTACACAACGAGGTCCAGTTTCTAAAACTGAAGCAACTATTTGTTCATCAGCTGCAACTTCACTAACTGCACTTTCAGGAGCACAAAGTAATAATGATGATTTATCTAAAAAAGCAAGTTAATTCTTTCTCTTATTAACATTATTACTACAGAtcaaaataaaactaaaaaaacgTTCTTAATTTACCATATTCTGATGGTGGTAAACATTCTGAAAGATATGACTGTCCTTCAGAATCTTGGAAAGATGAGACACATTGTGCCAATGTATTGTATCGACTAGAAACACCAGTAATAGTGAAATCATCTGATTCAATCCTTTCTTCTATTctctttgaaaataattttccttccTTATTGCATGCATctaaataatatacattgtaCTCTGTTTCACTCTCTCTAAGTATATAAGAACCTGGTTTATTAGCACGCTTTCGTTGGAGTTTCATATATGAAAATTCTTgcctaaaataaaattttaatgttatgttcttatacttttataaaattttatactgcaacattatattaaattaagtaAATGAAATCTTACCCAACTGGACCATgacattttaatttatgtaaCCTTTCTAAAGAAGGGGTGACAATTTCTCCACATAAATTAAATGTCCATTTAACTGCTAGGCGATAGTAACCATCCAGAGCAGAAACAAAGGACACTAAAATTGCattgtttgaaaatattaagtATGAAGGTATACCATTCTTTCTTGATATTTCCACTGTGTTATCTTGtctagaaaataatagaaatattaaaatttgaaatactgaaatattacaaacaaaaaagtgttaattataatattatattaagatGTTCAATGTTCAAAGGAAAAGAATTTtagttaaattttattacagaAGTTGCAATATTTAAGAGAAAAATAGTAGTAGTACTAAATTTGATTTTTGAGTTTTCTTTACATTTAATTTACTTAAATAGtatatttaagaatattatacaatattctaaATTGTATACCACCAATGGATTATCTGCTACGTAAAATGTtaataagtattttatataaaatttacacattttattatataatcttaatGAACTGAAtgcaaattttcttttcttaagaaaggatatttttattacaatacgtaatagtttcaaatcaaatttaattccTATAATAATCGTTTGATACAGAAATTGCGACTATGAATAAAcgacaattataattttatatcaacaaAATCTATAAGAACAAGAACTATTTTTACTAAGAAATATTGCTTTTTactaagaaaaaaaaggaaactatTTCTACagataaagataatatttttaattttttttagaaacaaaatatacaaaaatataattaacgataataatataattgtattcaattgcgatatattaaatacaatttacaaacaaatatttcttatgAAACGATAGTATCCTCTATCTTATTCTTTCTGTAGACAATTGAATAGTTAACTactgaataataaaaaagatttgaaaataaaaatattaataaaaaaaataaaagtattaaaatattaaagttaaaatattaaagattgtcttcattataatacataatacagtTTCTACTACAAAAAGACATTTTTctgataaaaaatgtaaaaattacgtttaaatcttgtttctaatatttatctattatatttaacaataaatttaaaaccTTATAGAAACAAAACATAAATCTTCGATTGCACATAATGTAATCCATGGATTAGTAATTGTTTCACAATATTTTACTTCATCAAAATTGACTCTTAATGTAATTTTTGCTGGAGGATCTTGAAGACCTCTATCCATTAAAGCTTCATATTCTTCATATGGGTAATTTGGTGCCATACATTCAAATTGTTTCAAATACTGTTCTTTAACATAATTTGCATCATATCCAGATATTTTACGAAGTGCATTCTGAATtggttttttaataaaaaatgcatGACGTTTTATACATTCTTTAGGaatatattttctgtattcCGCTTGCACTGTTTCTctagatatttttttttctaacatCACTCTATAAAAAGACaacaaaaattgtattaatgTATTACAAAACTTGAACTTTATTTAACTAATAAAACCTATATCAGAATCAAAAagcaaattaattgaaataataattcttacaaattccatatttataaaaatatttcataaataacaatataaaatatttctgtattacactacaaatgaaaatataaataaataaatcattaagtgattaaattaaatacattataCAAACCTATACATATCACTAACACCAAGACCAATTAATTCTTGTTTATGTCTTTCATAAACAATGTCTGGTACATTATTATCCATAACATCTGAACGTGCctgtagaaaataataatcgtaGGCTTTTATGTCAACCTGCTTCAGTCTGTGTAAGCTTGAAGGTTTAAATCTTAACCGAAAGTCatatttgtttttatctttcatttccaGGGGATATGCTGATGGATACCAAAGTTTCGTATAATGATCTCTAAGAGTAAAAAGATGCCTGGCTACTGGACCTATACCAAGTGATTTACAGGCCTAAAAAATGATtctttatgtaaattaaaatgcaaattgaaatatttgctaaaataaataagataaatttaatttagaaagtCGTTATTATATTCTTGTacacattacattacattttttattaagtctaagtttcatcaaaatttatattagatCTTTAAACAGTTCaagtcaaaaataaattttaattcaattttaatttcattcaacACACACATTCAAGTTTAAttgatatttacaaaataccAATGAAACTATTCAATATCTTGtgaaattctaaataaaatattcatttaacctcaaaataataagaaatagaaTTATGAGAAAATAtagctttttaaaattattttaccttaATACAAAGGTCTTCAATTGTTTGTCCATAAGTAATTGTAAGAGATAATTCCTTGTCTTCGTTCGCAACATAAACGATCGCTGAACAATCGTTTTCCATTGTTAATACAGTTATACGTTCTTTTCACATTTTGTTACTTCAGTTGCTCATAGTATATTGTTTATTTACAATGCGAGTTTGGACTTTGCATTAACACGCATGCACGGGTGTATATGACCacgacatatatacatatatgtatataacaacaatatacatacatatgtacttatATACAGACcatgaatatataaaattaattgaatatttcaatttatttacgtaataaataattttgttgacaataaaattttacaaacataaattatttatatatatgatagAGGGTTAGattaacaataaaatgataattatatttaaattatacagaataattttattcatataaatCGAATTTGGTATATAGATTgtgattttcatttatttatttaaatattggtACAGTGATAAGCTTTCAGTCGATGCGATTTTGCATAAACATTTAATATCTACGAATATAtagttaaataatataaaatataaatttacttaattaccttaaattatttaatttatatgttaaatgacttataattgaaattaaataaattatacttacttTCAGAATGTTatggaattaataattaattatcattaattgaACTAAGAGCGATTAAATTTTAACTAACTTTTATTATCCAATTTTGAACCTTATAAGGTCCTTCATTTAGGATAGAACAGGGTTTTACTTTATTCGTGTTGATTTAGAAAATAACATAAGATATAGAAGTATTGTTTAGCTAAATAAAATCCAAGAACTTGTTATTCAATaagtttatgaaatattacacttTTATTCTGTTTACAGTTTAGAAGCTTCAATTAATGAATACTggtatatacaattttttaaatttaaaatgatcaatattgtaatattttcattacTTGATTTTAGTcaagaatataataaaacaaaagtagtaataaaattaagcaTAATAAAACTGCAGaggtaatataaatattattacaatttacGTTTTATTCTTCATAAATATGCAtgctaattaattattcatatttttaaatggCTAAAACTTGtactgtaatttttataaatgtttccaTTATGCAAATATTGTTTCCTTTTCATGATATGAAAGTATTGTATGATattgtaaaattgtacaatagaaaagtaaataaatatattgaaaacaTACTTTTTCTAGAAAAATCATTTCTATTATTCTAATAGTCTATTATTCTAATAGTCTAATAgtctatttaattttttaaaaaagatttttGTTGTACAAGATTAAATAGTAAGACTTAGTCTAAGAAGATGAAACAATGGTCCCTAgaacatttttcttatttacagGCGTAAATACTTTTGTCAGATGCAACCAATAACTCTTCTCTGTCTATTATCTCCTGGCTCTGGAAaacatatttaatacatttaaataattaaatattttatatattaaattacatactGCAGTATGTGAATAGATGATAAAGTGAAGTGAAATAAGTAGATAAATGATTACAATAATGTACTAACTTACCtccttttaattaataaatgactaatttattaataaataaagaaataacaactataatagatatatatgaaatatatataaatgctcgtgaataaacaaattatcatatattataataaaatatataataaaatatgaaataaaatatgtaatacctAACAATCTTGTtacaacataaaatataataaaaatatagaaaagtttattagaaaattaaacattttttttaaataataagaatattaatataaaagtaataatttatttattatatattttttcctaaatatgatataatatatgcatataactattttgtatatattagtAAGTAAACTGAGATTTTTGGGCGATTATatccaaaaatatataattaaaaaattataataaaattgttcgatgataaaatgataaaatagtataaaattgtattatttattaacagaaccaattctttcatatttgttgaccttcaaaattaaaattcttttgaaTAAtagcttttaataaaataaatgttcatAAACTAGATCAGTGAAAAATGTTATTgatatacaatttttcaatttaaacattttaagtATTATCCTAAAATATTTgcagtttaaatattttaattgctaTCTTAAAATTtcactatttttataatttaaatgattcaaaatataaaaattcaacgatGAATTTAAGATTACTATTTTAATATAGTAAGCAATACTAAACAATAGATAACAAGTAtaatgtaaaagaatatttatatgatatatgaaACCATATATTTAATGAACTATctgttaaatatgaaatataagttAATAAAAGATTCGTATTAGTATTAGTCGAGTTAAACTTACTAGACTGTGATCTGTGACTATTGTTAGAATGTAGGTGAATTCAAGTTAGGGCTGCCTGGTGTCGAAGTAGGAGTTGATGGAGTACCTGGTGGTGAAGCATCCAAAGGACAGACCAAATTACCATAATCTGCTTCATTCTTGCTTTTTTTGCGTTTTAAAGTAAACTGAGATTTCTTGGGTACCTAAATCAATTTCattctaatttaattacaacATTTAAATTTAGTACAAGTTTGATTACAtatcatttatttaaagaacatagactaattttatttattaactgtTACTTTAGTCCATTTAGATTTATTGTTACTTCGACTATTTGCtaatatatttccatttctagattcagtttttatttattttcagatttgtaCTGGATTGttgttattataatacatatataatcctgttatttttaaatattttctattagtttaaagattaataaaaattaaagataaaaaattttatgattttgGATAAAACAATGGAATGATAATGATTTCATTTTAGGTAAGAAAGTATAAaagatttcaaagatattcccatttttaaaaatactttatagTTTCCATAGTAGTCCATAGTTTTAAAACAATGGACCAtcatttaagaaataatttatctatgCTGCAAAATAATTAAAGTCACCTTTAAACGAGCAGTAAGCGTAAGTGGAACAAATCCAAGACTACTCTcaatttctcttttcctttgtACAACTTCTCTTCCAAGAATTTGGTTGAAATGTGTAGTTAAATGTCTACGAAGAAGAGTTTTTCCTGGAGAAATACTAAGTAATGTGGCCAGTAATTCTGAAGTAAATCTGCCTTCATACATCATTAAACCTCCATGTACTCCAGATCCTCTCATATTTGGTGCATATTCTGCTAAATCAACTACCCTAAGCCATTCCATTACTCGATGATTTGTCCACAGATGAACATTACCACCCTCTGCTCCATTACCATTTGTAGATCTTCTTTCAAGGTTatcaaattcaaaatttagttctcgtaaaatctataaaattagatatatttttatttcagtatatctataaaattagatatattttctttttgttattaaatttgatatcTATCTGTTATATCCCGCGACCTAACCAGATGCTCTCATCCATCCTTCGGTCGGGATGTCCAGCAACTGTTTAAACATATTTGCTCGGAcccgcaataatcctaaggaaccgTTACAAGatttaacattttttctttactCTCGAGGCCCTTAATTATCATAATATGTTCAAAGACCACTTCCACCCGCGAGCGACCGTTGGTGGGGGGCGGCCAGCACCCATCGCTAGTTTTCCTTATAGACCTCACCATCACCGAACGTTATTTGCTACTAACTCTTCGATTAGAAGATACCTTGATTTGCTTACAACTATTCGCTCTAAACACTTCTACATTTCTTGCACGCACCACTCGCAGACACTCAAGTCGCAAAAGTTGTTGGAAACAGAAGTcatatttaaacgttatatttaaAAGTTATACGTTTCTTTATATTACTATATCTTAATTTAGATTACTGTAGTTAGTGTAATATTTGCAACGAATTAAGTAAAATTAGGACATTTTAAGAATACCTGAATTCCCCGTCTAAGACTTGCAGCATGTAACTGTGCAGTAACTCCAAGATTTAAAAGGTCTTCAGTGGTGAGTCTATGTAACATTCTGCCATCAACTTTACCATTTTGGAAAGCTTCTTTATGTTGTGGTAACCCAATATCATCCAGCCATCGCAAAACTGCTGCATTATCCatctataatttcattaatatttacgTGTTTGTACAATTCAAACactaaattgtaaaaattacctTATCTGATCCAAAAAATTCAGCTCCACCACTTTTTTCTGATTCTACCGCATACAATAATTTCTTCCTATGAAGAACATTCTTAATTTCtaattccttttctaattgttgCTGCGAGCATTCTAACAATTTTGTTCCAGTAGCACCCCATCGCCTCAATTCACCCGCGTAACATTCTAATCCTAAATTTGCAAGCCAATCTCCAATTTCTTCCATTGAAATTTCTACCAGAGGTTTCTGAATCGACTCTATTTGAGAATTTGTATCTCCTATGATTGTTTTCTCCTCTTCAGCTAAAAtgagaataataaaagaaattaaatatcatcAAACTAGACTCGCTATTAATGTAATGTTATGCTGTATGTTAACAGTAAATGTAAAAcagcaaataaataatttgaaggTACAATAAATATCTTAATGTCCAAAacatataaatgttttaaatacaTGGTATTGTTACATCATATATGTTAATTACACATGAATTATATTATAGAtcaaaacaaataaaatcaaCAATTTCATGCAAAACTCAACATAAAACtcgttttagaaaattaattatgatcaacgttaatataatataagtttTAAAGCCACGATTGCCTGTCATATAAAAAGaacaattattttttgaaagaaCATTTAAAGATGCATGCTTAAAGGGAGAATCAATCGCAACCTAGAGTAGGTGCAGACAGGCATCTCGCGGAGGCTCCTTTAACGGCGAATGGTACTGTTGTGTGTACTCCAGAAACTAAACTGGGTACCTTACCGAACACTACACCTTTCTTTGAAGAACTCGGTGGCCTAGGAAGACTACTATATTGACTGGTATGCCTCCCAAATTTTTCTCCCTGCAATAAATCGCTAACAATaatgtattcttctatttttatcataaatttagtataactatttatatatttcttctgcaaagaaatattcaattttatacaaattcttgTCAACTTACATTTGATACAGGACTTGTACTACGGAGTGCAAGATTTTCATGCTCTAAACTTGCTTGTTTAAGCTTCATTTCTGATAAAGAACTCAAGAGCTCTAATTTCTGTGTTTCCAAAGCACTTCTTGACAGTACTTCCTTTAAAAATTAAGACTATtggaataaagtaaaaataaaaataaaatagaaacaaaaagaaaacaagGTATATAAAAGTaggataaaattataaagataatataaattgtGCTACAAAAGAATAACAgcaatattaatagaaatataatcactatataaaataaaatcaccAAATTACTTTTTGTAATGCTTCTTCCATTCTTCTGAGTGACTCCTTCTTCTCTCTAAGCATATTTTCCAATTCTTGAATTTTGTTAGATTGTGCATCTACCTGATCTGACAAAACTGACACTTCCATACGTAATGTCCCAcgttcattttctaatttttttaaacgttcctgtaatattatttaatattatgtataagATATAGtctattacttattattatattatcaatcAACACAAAACACATTTTCACAATTAACATACTCTTTTTAACATAATTCATTTATTAGCATAACAACAttgaatgaaacaaataatttaatttcaaatcatACATATACTATGacatagaaagtaaaaaaaaatataaaaggaaaaatctatgaaaaattttccttgttttaaattattcagTATTAAGTATTAATTAAGATATATGAATCTTATCTCATCTCAATCTCATGTATTCATCTCAAGTTCCATagtgtaaataaattaatataacttaattacgaattaaaagatataaatatttacaatattaaatgCAACAAGTTCATGatataatattcatatcgaTTACTCTCCGattaactatttaaattatacaTGTTATTGCACACATTTTAATTATCAATATACCTCAGTTTTTGCCTGACACTCGTTCCATTTTTGTACAGCTTGAAAGTGTTGTAGAGAACAACAATAAGGAAAGTCTTTTCTTCTTAAAAGAAGATCTGATTGTGATTTAGTTCTTTGTTCACGTGCTATTCTATTCCTCAATCGTCGTTTCTTTCCTAATTCTAATGATTGATTGCTTTGATTTCCTTTACACTCTTTATTGCCTTGACAGTTATTGGTTTTTGAACAAATGCTATTCAACCATGTTAAATAAAATcagtaatttaaaatttgcagaaagcaataaaaaaataaaaacacaaaGACCTCATATTATATACTGCAGAACAGAAAGGTGGAAAAGTCCCAATATGTGCTAAATTTGTGGATGTACAGAGATTAGGTACACTTCCCCTCAGATTAACCATTTTAGCATTACCTAATGGACAACTCTAAGAAAATGATATGATTCTTCTAAACATTTTAGAAACACactctattttttatattcttattatgtatacataagGGCTACTTacatataaattagaaaattatcattaatataattCTAACACTTATAACTATAAAAGTTActagataaatattttgtttttataatcatatataattgtaatacatatattatatatgttataaataaatttatatatttgtaaataaacatatatatatttactaaaaacatttatatgtatatatgtagatattaataaaattatatggtaTTCAACCTGGTACGTCATTACAACATATTTCTAtccttaaaaattatttcaagctcgaagaaaatgtaaaagtatCATTATTAATATATGTGATTTCTCATTTCAATGTTatctcattttatatttaataaaattacaatcttATATTTCGGAaagattaatttttcataaagtcTTATATACTTTAGATGTTAATAAATGAATTGAAAATCAAGTTATAgatattttaatctttctttttaaatattccctTATCCATTAcctggcaaaaacaattgccaGATTCATGTATTTGATGCTCAACAAAGCCAATATTTGCAAACTCATCTTCTCCTTGTTCAGAATTTGATGTTCCTGAAGAATCATATTCTTCAGAAGGAGTCCAACTGCTATCCAATTGTTTTGACCTCGACATAATCTTCAATAACTTTGAACCTAGATCAATTTACGTAACTAATCCTTTAAAAAGTTCTATGATTTCTTTCACCAATCTTAATTTTTCTattcaaatataatacaatatagaaattttaatagacTTTTACAGAGAACTTGTTTCATCAAATAATATAGTGTTgctaaagaaatttttttttaattatatatgacttataaatagaagaatttctttttaatgataTCATTTAATCTTAATCTTGGTgtcttcttttaattattaataggaTCTTTTGCAAgctctttcttttcttaatccgttattaattttttaatcttaaagTTATTTACTAATTCTTTCCAATCAGGTATTTTTCTTCATCCCTTTTTTTCAATCGTTTTAATGCAAACTAGACTGCAcaaaaaaatatcaataaaaaataatttttatgaaacgatcACGACGCGGTTCTGTTCGAAACTAAAATTACCAATCTAAAATTTCTCAAGACGAGAGTAGTCACGTGACGTAATCTATACATAGATCATTCTTTATTTTTCGAAATGCCTAATACGAAAAAATTTTCTAGTTAAcatcattattaaaataatatcgtaattaaaTCTGTCATATTCGGAAATCTATATTATTCGTGtagatttaaatatatatatttattttcaaacaaaAGAAAGTGTAtgttcaaatttggaaatttatgaaatatatatattaaacttatatatttatattcaaaaatttttacatcaatataatgcaataaatgtaaataaataaagtttgcTTTTTAGGTATAatctaataaattttccaatttaataTGGAACTAGGATGAGAATCATGATTTTCAT is a window of Bombus terrestris chromosome 17, iyBomTerr1.2, whole genome shotgun sequence DNA encoding:
- the LOC100642307 gene encoding tyrosine-protein kinase hopscotch; the encoded protein is MENDCSAIVYVANEDKELSLTITYGQTIEDLCIKACKSLGIGPVARHLFTLRDHYTKLWYPSAYPLEMKDKNKYDFRLRFKPSSLHRLKQVDIKAYDYYFLQARSDVMDNNVPDIVYERHKQELIGLGVSDMYRVMLEKKISRETVQAEYRKYIPKECIKRHAFFIKKPIQNALRKISGYDANYVKEQYLKQFECMAPNYPYEEYEALMDRGLQDPPAKITLRVNFDEVKYCETITNPWITLCAIEDLCFVSIRQDNTVEISRKNGIPSYLIFSNNAILVSFVSALDGYYRLAVKWTFNLCGEIVTPSLERLHKLKCHGPVGQEFSYMKLQRKRANKPGSYILRESETEYNVYYLDACNKEGKLFSKRIEERIESDDFTITGVSSRYNTLAQCVSSFQDSEGQSYLSECLPPSEYDKSSLLLCAPESAVSEVAADEQIVASVLETGPRCVPQNQLEIYKPFLKTTRIQQYSPTALYRAIWRLTKGKKLEVALKILKQEEEIHFTKEFLELVGKWSLLRSSAVVRLYGLTVTPSIGMLMELVRHGSLDEYLRSSSSQTIKTVDMVEATACLATALWHLEENGVVHGNIRCNKLLVHAHTNNSFVVKLADPGIFVYTETDIHWLPPETYNDPELARHSFQADVWAVGTTIWQIFARGATLQEFRNAAIMKKYYESGKRLPIPNGCPMDVYRLMLECWGDSSGSRKQPQAIMRDINQILYQVYNSRRSHTYATAFPKTFTPELKKFEPDNSDSSDNRSINSESRSSSLSTDNTSLQWNGTDDSMQSLINTNDNYVGSTEDLSAYLGWLSNARRDSEGCSISQNNIPNMNCIEHSTQALRIGHPGDLGEVMGRNESGTGEDCGSGRSSNGSLGQMRGIYELDIDCNIILQGRIGQGFYGEVYRGTLERENGKDIEPQQVAIKKLKTRALEADIRDFEREIAIMKTLKHPNVVEILGVISEPEVCLVMEYVKHGSLQSYLTIHKQELTHKRLLGFALDIATGMDYLGSMSIVHRDLAARNILVADENKVKISDFGLAQVTGKNDYYILQTDRGLPIKWYAPESIRDGKFSTRSDVWSFGVTMYETFGFGEEPRLPGLDSSIDRLQNEQEKGSTELLAALERGTRLPCPSTCPQVIYVKLMYPCWHLQSHQRPDFATLCKDIKDLLAQY